The window GGACGGCAGGTCCCTCGACGGTGCCGACGCGGACGCTGCCGGTGCTGGTGGTGATCTCGGCGGAGCCCTCGACCCGCTCCACGGTGACCGCGCCGTGCGAAGCGGTCAGCCGCAGCGGCCCGGTCTCCTCCAGACGGACGTCACCGGCCGAGTTCTTCACCTTGACCTCGCCGAGCCGGCCCTCGCCGCTGATCTGGGCCCAGGAGCCGGTCAGGTCGATGTCCGAGCCGGTGGGCAGTCCGACCGTCACGTCCACGACGCCGGGGCGGCGCAGCGCGTTGCGCGGCTTGGGCGTCTTCACGATCAAGGTGCCGCCGGCGTAGGTGACCTCGGTCTCCTTGGCGGCGCGGACGTCCAGGCTCTTGCTCGGGTCACGGGGCTGCACCTCGACGGTCGTGTCGAGCCGGTTCCCGGCGGAGAACCGGATGGAACCGGCCTCCACATGCGCGGTGACGGAGATCGCTTCGGGCGTGTCGAAAGAAGGCATGGCTGTCCCGTCCTCGTGAGTCGTTGCGGCGTCCCCGCTGGTGGGACGTGAAGGGAATGACGAGTGGTGCGAGCGAGATGGCGCGGGCGAAAGGGGCGGGGCGGCCCAGTCAGCGCACCCAGCCCGTGATGCTCTGCCCGGCCGACTGGATCTGGGTCCGGGCCTGCTCCGTCGTACGCGGCCGGTTGCCGCCCTCGACCGCGGCCGACACCGCACGCACCAGCCACGCGTTGACCGACAGGCCCTCACGGCCCGCGGCCTCCTCGGCGCGCGCCTTGAGAGGGGCCGGCAGCCGAAGATTGACGCGAGCGGTGCCGCCCTCCTCCCCTTCGGCCAGGCCCGCAGCCGGGGCCATGACTGGCTCGACC is drawn from Streptomyces sp. NBC_00464 and contains these coding sequences:
- a CDS encoding DUF4097 family beta strand repeat-containing protein; the protein is MPSFDTPEAISVTAHVEAGSIRFSAGNRLDTTVEVQPRDPSKSLDVRAAKETEVTYAGGTLIVKTPKPRNALRRPGVVDVTVGLPTGSDIDLTGSWAQISGEGRLGEVKVKNSAGDVRLEETGPLRLTASHGAVTVERVEGSAEITTSTGSVRVGTVEGPAVLKNSHGTTTVGSVLGELRVKGASGDIDIAHARDSVTATTAHGSLRVGEVVQGNVQLETSYGAIEIGIREGTAAWLDATSSSGQVRNMLPSSEAPANSESSVKVRARTRYGNIDIIRAKS